A window of the Symbiobacterium terraclitae genome harbors these coding sequences:
- the rsfS gene encoding ribosome silencing factor, whose protein sequence is MAQWAAFAADEKKAREVRILDIRGISGVTDYFVICSGTSGTHVRAIADHVEKQLTERGLKIDHVEGYRNGKWVLLDFGDLVIHVMQEDERAFYNLERLWGDAVEVAVRTPAAG, encoded by the coding sequence ATGGCCCAGTGGGCCGCTTTCGCTGCCGACGAGAAGAAGGCCCGTGAGGTCCGCATTCTCGACATCCGCGGGATCAGCGGGGTAACCGACTACTTCGTGATCTGCTCCGGCACGAGCGGGACGCACGTGCGGGCCATCGCCGACCACGTGGAGAAGCAGCTCACCGAGCGGGGGCTGAAGATCGACCACGTGGAGGGCTACCGGAACGGCAAGTGGGTGCTGCTTGACTTCGGCGACCTGGTCATCCACGTGATGCAGGAGGACGAGCGGGCCTTCTACAACCTGGAGCGGCTCTGGGGCGATGCGGTGGAGGTTGCGGTCAGGACGCCGGCTGCGGGATAG